Proteins encoded by one window of Arachis ipaensis cultivar K30076 chromosome B04, Araip1.1, whole genome shotgun sequence:
- the LOC107636109 gene encoding uncharacterized protein LOC107636109, giving the protein MRRPNGFTLQLCVGCRCLIFQLAHANAAPRNLRGFLLDHRVTFAGFWNHSDRRKLENSWLGLRMRTDPVDLRLCTETDGGCSLKGASVNTIVEECLGFEVEQRKEIGISDWDEEFLSHEQVEYATVDAHCAFLIARDSKVWNFRD; this is encoded by the exons ATGCGTCGTCCTAACGGCTTCACCTTGCAGCTCTGCGTCGGCTGCCGCTGCTTAATCTTCCAGCTGGCGCACGCCAACGCTGCGCCGCGGAACCTCCGCGGCTTCCTTTTGGACCACCGCGTGACGTTCGCCGGGTTCTGGAACCACTCGGATCGCCGGAAACTGGAGAACTCCTGGCTCGGCCTCAGGATGCGTACGGACCCTGTGGATCTGAGGTTGTGCACGGAGACCGACGGCGGCTGTAGCCTGAAGGGCGCTTCGGTTAACACGATTGTGGAGGAGTGTCTCGGCTTTGAAGTGGAGCAGAGGAAAGAGATCGGCATCAGCGATTGGGACGAAGAGTTTCTGAGCCATGAACAGGTTGAGTATGCGACCGTTGACGCTCATTGTGCTTTCCTCATCGCTAGGGATTCCAAAGTTTGGAATTTCAGG GATTAG
- the LOC110270537 gene encoding probable WRKY transcription factor 4: MTSIAATMRLNRRSENNIPKLAFLTESESDNLEDGYKWRKYGRKTVRNSPYPRNYYRCTAIGCNVKKRVERWLDDPTHVLTTYEGLHLHGLPPIPPTPSKSFHLYNNCTTGPKPDRCSCSCRCKGAVAVAGAGEQNRANNAITSVHLGTVSGGSGVNDGGSLRIVAGENEFNYNKHMQNVEQAITPIILQNFMLSAPQTSLNNFTPMTIINNGHYQSSLMNVHHDGNNHRQDCFGAGSSNGGAEDLFRNKSTGTGLLEDIVNFS; this comes from the exons ATGACATCGATTGCAGCAACCATGAGGCTAAATAGAAGGAGTGAAAATAATATTCCAAAATTGGCTTTCTTGACGGAGAGTGAATCAGACAACCTTGAAGATGGCTATAAATGGCGCAAGTACGGTCGAAAAACCGTGAGAAACAGCCCTTACCCAAG GAACTACTATCGTTGCACAGCAATTGGTTGCAATGTGAAGAAGAGAGTGGAGCGGTGGTTAGATGATCCCACCCATGTATTAACCACCTATGAGGGTCTACACCTTCATGGTTTGCCACCGATCCCCCCTACTCCGTCCAAGTCCTTCCACCTCTACAACAACTGCACCACTGGCCCCAAACCTGACAGATGCAGCTGTAGCTGTCGATGTAAAGGTGCAGTCGCAGTTGCAGGTGCAGGGGAACAAAATCGTGCTAATAACGCTATTACTAGTGTTCATCTTGGAACTGTCAGTGGTGGTAGCGGTGTTAATGACGGTGGCTCGCTGCGCATCGTGGCAGGTGAAAAtgaatttaattataataaacacATGCAGAATGTAGAACAAGCAATTACACCAATAATATTACAGAACTTCATGTTAAGTGCTCCACAGACTTCCTTGAATAATTTTACTCCCATGACTATTATTAATAATGGTCATTACCAATCATCACTGATGAATGTTCATCATGATGGTAACAATCATCGTCAAGATTGTTTTGGTGCTGGATCTTCAAATGGTGGTGCCGAGGATTTGTTTAGGAACAAGAGTACTGGTACTGGGCTGCTTGAAGATATTGTTAATTTCTCATGA